The genomic window CCGGTCAGGCCGGATGCTGAAGGACGGAACGCTGTCGCCGGCGTCAAGTGCCTATAATCTCGACAATTGGCAGGACCGGTCCGCGGCGAAATACCTGCGTGAGGCGGACCGGAAGATCCTGCAGATGATTGTCTCGATCCCGCGCGCCCTGTCGTTTGGCCATACGCTGGTGCTGACCACCGCGCGGGGGGCGGAACTGACCGAACAGATCCTCGCCACCGGCCGGGCCCGCTGGCTTTCCATCTATGGCGTCGCGCTTTCGGCGGGAGCGGCAATCCCGGGGGAGGTTCGCTGGGGGCCGGGAGAGGGCGGCGCGCTGCGTGCCGCGTTGCAGCTCGCGGATCCCGCCCGCAGCGCAGCTGTCACCCTCCTGAATGCCATGCCGCCGGTCTATGTCGATCCGGCGGCCGGCATCCTTGGCCGGATCGAGACCGCCCTTGCGCCTCCGGTGGCCCACGAGATGCTGAGCGGCCCGGATATTCCGGCCGCCGAGGTTTCCCTCGTTGCTTCGCAACTGCGGGCCTCGGGGGAGAGGCTGGCAAATTCGGCACCACCACCGCTCGCCGAGCCCCGGATCATCACCGGGCCGTTCCAGCCGGTGCTGAAGCTGATGACGGTGCTGATGCCCGTCCCCTATCGTTCCGGCTATTACGGCTATGTGCAAACAGAATCTGTTGCCATCGCCCGCGTCGCCTATCGCTATGACAGATGGGAGGCGGCGGCAAGCGTGATGGAGTCCGTTGTCCTGCACATGGACGATCTGACGCCCGTCGAAGTCCATCGCAACGCGAAAGCGGAAAAGGCCGCCCTGGCCCAGTTGCGCAGGGCCCATTTTCTGCCGGTACCAAAGGTGCGAAGCTGGGTTCCCAGCGCCAACCAGCGGGATTTTATGCCCGATGTGGGCGAGGATGGCTGGTACGAGGCGCTGTATCACAAAATTCCCGCCCTGGAACGACAGGGCTGGCAGGTCGAGACAGCGCCGGACTTCCCCCACCGGCTGCTGCGCGTCGATGGGGCCTTCGAAGCCCGTCTGGACCAGGCTTCGGGCCTCGACTGGTTCGAATTCGACCTCGGCGTGATGGTCGAAGGCGCAAGGGTTGATCTGATCGGCCCGATGATCCGGCTTCTGTCGGCAACCGAACCTGAAACCCTGGACCAGATGGAAGACGATGAGCCGCTGTTCCTGCCATTGCAGGGCGGCCAGGTACTGGCGGCCCCGGTTGGCAGCATTCTGCCACTGGTCAGGACACTGTTCGATCTCTTCAATCTGGCCGGAGGTCTGAGAGCGGACGGGCGATTGCGGCTGTCGGGACGGGATGCCGCCGGACTTGCGGGTCTGGAAGACGCCGCCGGTGCCGGCGTCCGGTGGCAGGGCGGCGACGGGGTGCGGGCATTGGGCCGGAAACTGCGCGATCACGGTGGCATACCTGACGTCGAACTGCCCCCCTGGTTTGGCGCGACATTGCGGCCCTATCAGGCACGCGGGCTGGCCTGGCTGGCTTTTCTGAAGAGTGCCGGACTTGGCGGCATTCTGGCCGATGACATGGGTCTTGGCAAAACCGTTCAGGCGCTCGCCCTGATCGCCGTCGAGAAAGCCGCCGGGCGCCTGTCCGGCCCTGTTCTGGTCATCGCCCCCACAAGCCTGATGGTCAACTGGGCGACGGAAGCCGAAAAATTCGCACCTGAACTCTCGGTGCTCGTCCTGCACGGGGCCGATCGAAAACAGCATTTCGACAGCCTCGACAGCGTCGATCTGGTGCTCACCACCTATCCGTTGCTGAGCCGCGACAGCGCCATTCTCGCCGGGCGCGACTGGCAGATGATTTTTCTCGATGAGGCGCAAGTCATCAAGAATGCCACGGCGGCGACGACGAAGCTGGTCCATGCCCTCAAATCGCCGCATCGCTTCTGCCTGACCGGAACGCCGCTGGAAAACCATCTGGGAGAGCTCTGGTCGCTGTTTCATTTCATCGCGCCGGGCTTTCTCGGCGATCTCAAGGCTTTTACCCGCCAATGGCGGACACCGATCGAGAAAAAGGGCGACAAGGCCCGCTCCAGTCTGCTGGCAGCGCGGATCAAGCCTTTCCTGCTGCGCCGGACAAAACAAGATGTCGCCGGGGATCTGCCGCCCAAAACCGTGATCACCGAGAAGGTGGCGTTTGCGCCGGGCCAGAGGACCATCTACGATTCCATCCGGCTGGCGATGCATGCAAAAGTTCAGTCCGCCATTGCCGAAAAGGGCCTTGCCCGCAGTCATATCGTGATACTGGATGCCCTGCTGAAACTGCGCCAGGCCTGCTGCGATCCGCGTCTTCTAAAGCTGACGCCGGCGAAGAAATCCCCGTCGGCACCGGTCGGTTCCGCCAAGCTCGAACGGCTGATGGAATTGGTCGCCAATCTCGTCGATGAGGGGCGCAAGGTCATCGTGTTTTCCCAGTTTACCTCCATGCTGGACCTGATCCGCGATCAGCTGGACGAAGCGGGCATTTCCTACGCCTTGCTGACCGGAGATACGGTTGATCGGGGCACCCAGGTAAAATCCTTCCAGCACGGAACAATGCCGGTCTTCCTCATCAGCCTGAAGGCGGGTGGCGTGGGCCTCAACCTGACGGCAGCCGATACCGTGATCCTCTATGACCCCTGGTGGAACCCCGCAGTGGAAGAGCAGGCCATCGACCGCGCCCACCGGATCGGCCAGGACAAGCCGGTCTTCGTCTACCGGCTGGTCGCCACCGAGACGATCGAAGAGAAAATGGACATCCTCAAGGACAGGAAACGGGCGCTCGCGGCCAGCCTTTTCGACGATGACGGAAAGCCCACCCTTGCGCTGACCGAGGCGGATTTCGAGTTGCTGCTGGGCGCGTGACGCAAGGCCTTTCGGTAAAGTGACATGAAACACGCCCGGATCGGGCAAGATGCGGTATCGATCCGCCGAAGGCCGTGGTGCGCCTGTTTCCGGCCCGGGCCCCTTCCCCCTTCCCCCTGCAAAGGCAGGCGAGCTGCGATGTCCGGCAACCCGGGCACTATGCCCGCCCGGAAAACACAGACCTACAGGATCCCCCAGGCCCGAAACCTGCCCCTGCCCGTCATCTCCCTGAGGCCAAGCTCCACAACGATCCTGCGTGCGCCTTGAGGCGTCACATCGAGCGTTTTCGCCACCATTCCGGCAGAGACCAGCGGTCGTGCCATCACCAGTTCGATCAGGTCCGGCAGTCGTGAGGAGGTTCGCCGTCCCAAAAGCTTGCGTTCCAGCATCTGGCGCGCCAGCGCCAGCCGGTCATGCTCCTTCAGGCCGGTTTCGGCACCGGCAAGCAGCCCTTCGGTGATGGCAAGCAGCCGGACATCGCGATGCCGGTGACGACGGCGGTCGACGGGGATGGTCTTCAGGCCGAGATTGAAGGCGGCGAGATGGGCGCCTGAGGTGATGCCCGCCTTTCGCAGCAGGGCGGCAGACAGCAGCCGCCCGAGCCAGGGGGCGTTCTCCAGGACGGCGAGCTGGTTCCAGGCATCGAGCGCGATGATGGCCTGCAGCACCGGCGGCAGGTCCTCGGCCAGATCAAGCACGGCGCGCCATTCGTCGAGCCTCAAATCCTCGTCCCGGTCAGGATCATGGATCAGCATCTCCCCTTGCGGCGAAGCGGGGCGAGCGGGCCGTCTTGCCGCATCGATGGCCGACTCTGACCGGGCCAGCACCGCATCGATGGCGGCAAGTTCCACATCAAACGGGTTGACATCCTCCTGATCGTCCTGCCCCTCCCCTCCCCCGGCACCGCCGCAACCGGGGTCGGCCGGCGCGGCCGCATGGTCACCACAGTCCCCGCCGTCAGGGGATGGTGCAGGCCACGCCTGCCCGCGCAGGCTTGCGAGCCCCTCGACCGACAGCGCCCAGCCGGGAGGCTGTGCGGCGATACGGCGGCGGGTCTTGAGGACGTCGCGGGCGATGGTCAGTTCATGGGTTGGGGCGCGAATATCGCGGGTGGCATCATGCAGGACGAGGTCTTCGAGATGGACAAGCTGGCCGTCGATCCACAGCGAGGCGCAGGCATCGGTAAACTGGGCGCGTTCGAGAAAGCCCGCGCCGACCGGTGAGCGGTTGATGCGCTCGTCAAGACGGGTGAGCGCGTGACCGGCATCCGAGATCGGTCGCAGCAGGCTGCGGACGGGCAATGTGGCGAGATCATAAACCATTGAATTCATGGTAAACGATTCATGAAACGAAATCCATATGAAGATTAAGGTTCTCTACTCGGGACGAATGCGCATCCATCGCATCACCGCCGATAAGTACCCCTTATCGGAAGCAAGCCAGCTCTTGCAGATATCTTGCCATCTTATGCGGCAAATACTATGGTGTGGCCACAAACCCTTGGGGAACACCATGGCCGAACCACAGCTTTCCATCCGCAGCGGCAAGGCTCGCGATCTCGCCCATTCCCTTGCCCGTCGCACCGGCCAGCCGATCAACCGGCTGGTCGAGCTGGCGCTGGAGCGATACGACCAGGAACTGCGGGAGGACAAGGTCCGTTACCCGATGGACGCGGTTTGGGATCTGGCTGCCGAGGACCGGCGCAACATCCCGGCTGGCACCACCTCCGCGCATGACGAATTTTATGATGAGAATGGTCTGCCGATATGATCGCCGTCGATACGTCGGTCATCATCGCCATTTCTGCAGACGAACCGGAAGCAGGGCCGTTCCGGCGGCTGATGGGACGCGAGCCGGTGATCATCGGCTGGCCCACCTTGTTCGAAGCGCGGATGGTGCTGTCGGGCAAGGGTTTCGTCAGTGCGGCTGAGATGATCAGGCGTCTTGCCGAGACTGCGAATGTCACCACCGTTGCTTTCGACGACAAACATTTTCGCGCGGCGGAACAGGCGTTTGATCGTTATGGCAAGGGGCGTCATCCGGCCGGTCTGAACATGGGAGACTGCTTTTCCTATGCCGTGGCGGCAATTGCCAGGGCTCCCCTCCTGTTCAAGGGGCGGGATTTTTCGCAGACAGACCTGAAACTGCATCCGGCCGCGTCTGTGGCATGAGCAGGACGTCCAATCCCGACCTGATTGCCACGCGAGCAGAACAGCTCGACACCATAGCCTCTGTGCTGCCGATGGAGCGGCGCGACGAGTTGGCCGGGATTCTGACCGACCAGGATATCGAGACGCTCCGCCATCTCGTCAATCAGGGGATGGGGGCAAATACG from uncultured Gellertiella sp. includes these protein-coding regions:
- a CDS encoding type II toxin-antitoxin system VapB family antitoxin, which translates into the protein MAEPQLSIRSGKARDLAHSLARRTGQPINRLVELALERYDQELREDKVRYPMDAVWDLAAEDRRNIPAGTTSAHDEFYDENGLPI
- a CDS encoding RHE_PE00001 family protein, giving the protein MVYDLATLPVRSLLRPISDAGHALTRLDERINRSPVGAGFLERAQFTDACASLWIDGQLVHLEDLVLHDATRDIRAPTHELTIARDVLKTRRRIAAQPPGWALSVEGLASLRGQAWPAPSPDGGDCGDHAAAPADPGCGGAGGGEGQDDQEDVNPFDVELAAIDAVLARSESAIDAARRPARPASPQGEMLIHDPDRDEDLRLDEWRAVLDLAEDLPPVLQAIIALDAWNQLAVLENAPWLGRLLSAALLRKAGITSGAHLAAFNLGLKTIPVDRRRHRHRDVRLLAITEGLLAGAETGLKEHDRLALARQMLERKLLGRRTSSRLPDLIELVMARPLVSAGMVAKTLDVTPQGARRIVVELGLREMTGRGRFRAWGIL
- a CDS encoding DEAD/DEAH box helicase, whose translation is MTYSESDILHAVGVRAFSAGRDYQRQGRVIAVQWNGVDDMVTQVQGSDRKPYRLRIAIGAVGKGRLTIEGHCSCPIGFNCKHVAASLLDRLSARKTAPNADVPHGESRSPTQLRTGAAAGRPAAPDQPLAPSLSPPVADWLRRLRQADQRSQQDNDHLPQRLIYILSPERVHATMPRLQLEIRSGRMLKDGTLSPASSAYNLDNWQDRSAAKYLREADRKILQMIVSIPRALSFGHTLVLTTARGAELTEQILATGRARWLSIYGVALSAGAAIPGEVRWGPGEGGALRAALQLADPARSAAVTLLNAMPPVYVDPAAGILGRIETALAPPVAHEMLSGPDIPAAEVSLVASQLRASGERLANSAPPPLAEPRIITGPFQPVLKLMTVLMPVPYRSGYYGYVQTESVAIARVAYRYDRWEAAASVMESVVLHMDDLTPVEVHRNAKAEKAALAQLRRAHFLPVPKVRSWVPSANQRDFMPDVGEDGWYEALYHKIPALERQGWQVETAPDFPHRLLRVDGAFEARLDQASGLDWFEFDLGVMVEGARVDLIGPMIRLLSATEPETLDQMEDDEPLFLPLQGGQVLAAPVGSILPLVRTLFDLFNLAGGLRADGRLRLSGRDAAGLAGLEDAAGAGVRWQGGDGVRALGRKLRDHGGIPDVELPPWFGATLRPYQARGLAWLAFLKSAGLGGILADDMGLGKTVQALALIAVEKAAGRLSGPVLVIAPTSLMVNWATEAEKFAPELSVLVLHGADRKQHFDSLDSVDLVLTTYPLLSRDSAILAGRDWQMIFLDEAQVIKNATAATTKLVHALKSPHRFCLTGTPLENHLGELWSLFHFIAPGFLGDLKAFTRQWRTPIEKKGDKARSSLLAARIKPFLLRRTKQDVAGDLPPKTVITEKVAFAPGQRTIYDSIRLAMHAKVQSAIAEKGLARSHIVILDALLKLRQACCDPRLLKLTPAKKSPSAPVGSAKLERLMELVANLVDEGRKVIVFSQFTSMLDLIRDQLDEAGISYALLTGDTVDRGTQVKSFQHGTMPVFLISLKAGGVGLNLTAADTVILYDPWWNPAVEEQAIDRAHRIGQDKPVFVYRLVATETIEEKMDILKDRKRALAASLFDDDGKPTLALTEADFELLLGA
- a CDS encoding type II toxin-antitoxin system VapC family toxin, whose translation is MIAVDTSVIIAISADEPEAGPFRRLMGREPVIIGWPTLFEARMVLSGKGFVSAAEMIRRLAETANVTTVAFDDKHFRAAEQAFDRYGKGRHPAGLNMGDCFSYAVAAIARAPLLFKGRDFSQTDLKLHPAASVA